A window of the Salvelinus fontinalis isolate EN_2023a chromosome 26, ASM2944872v1, whole genome shotgun sequence genome harbors these coding sequences:
- the LOC129824154 gene encoding suppression of tumorigenicity 18 protein-like isoform X5, which translates to MGRCDVKRDPNAGAYLQAVKGTVCHIPGDYLSKTLHQLGHQATGGKSNFLDHRKNEFLTHILKQVNNCAHINQGGLCGPCSTSYILPRKLQTKMDSEGEDNTLQTCNGGKVPVECTTQAPGPYGSMAARKRLAQEGVQGAPVNKRKSLLMRPRHYSPSEACCEEENEDLAQAQDKEELRNIDTPADGCQGTLNEVPNINGCQDSITKPHDSFGWSEVVTDDSLHEEVAASETLEDEEVEERNQEEEEEEDQSQDRMSMTCSSSPRKSPYRDSRKAEWESLSLSHSARVNGTNGCINSPSKATTREGHPLGRNGHQHMRDKNPDSDLRAYNMGRVGPFQAGALRLYPSEEDSEGEPEVERPPQLEAWALGLQEMERPLGLEMDRDRGDRDRDRGRVNLSLLEQAMVLQSEQRHVIHNAYREMDRFLLEQMTNERRHQRLLDVNSRVSYHGCKDSPRPDKKDIRCPTPGCDGTGHVTGLYPHHRSLSGCPHKVRVPPEILAMHENVLKCPTPGCTGRGHVNSNRSTHRSLSGCPIAAAVKVSKPQEESPKCRQAPERLSSSHFPHQIQQQHLVFLDSSPTRPLGPLMKKLEFNQYSYRFAHHHPVTAALQANLTKDMDKYSKIRFDYASFDAQVFGKQPLMAPNQDQKISPSHFPDSALQYTDFLGAPGNLLPTPDPGRHSPPTHYKPGCEGLQDTAATTAILNLSTRYRSNMEAISISGRPLASSTKDMPIEVDENGTLDLSMKKSREVNSPPKVPLGDVALSPPESTLKQAGSVHISPAFYHSLCERDAWDTPLNFSKAQQMMHDREQEDFDDASLENQSYSGDASMLSPKTKMLLRDAKKELMSCPTPGCDGSGHVTGNYASHRSVSGCPLADKTLKSLMAANSQELKCPTLGCDGSGHVTGNYASHRSLSGCPRARKGGLRLTPNKDEKDDQEMKCPVIGCDGQGHTSGKYTSHRSAGSCPLTAKRQNESSINGLPFPWNKACKQELPHCPLPGCNGLGHANNVFVTHRSLSGCPLNAQSIKKKMSGEEMVTIKLKASSGVDNDDDMQHLDHEIKELNESNLKIEADMMQLQTQQISSMECNLKTIEEENKMIEQHNDSLLKELARLSQALINSLTDIQLPQMGPISEHNFEAYVNTLTDMYNNSEHDYSPECKALLDNIKQAIKGIHV; encoded by the exons AGAATGAATTTCTCACTCACATCCTGAAACAAGTCAACAATTGTGCACACATCAACCAAGGTGGACTGTGTGGACCTTGCAGCACGTCATATATATTGCCCAGAAAACTGCAAACAAAG ATGGATTCAGAAGGAGAGGATAACACACTTCAAACATGCAACGGTGGCAAAG TTCCAGTTGAATGCACCACCCAGGCTCCCGG CCCATATGGGTCTATGGCTGCTAGGAAAAGACTCGCCCAGGAAGGGGTGCAGGGCGCCCCCGTCAACAAGAGAAAGTCTCTCCTGATGAGGCCCCGCCACTACAGCCCCAGCGAGGCGTGCtgcgaggaggagaacgaagacCTGGCACAGGCACAGGACAAAGAAGAGCTGAGGAACATTGACACTCCAGCAG ATGGTTGCCAAGGTACGCTTAATGAAGTGCCCAACATAAATGGCTGCCAGGACTCAATAACAAAACCCCATGATTCCTTTGGATGGTCTGAAGTGGTGACTGATGACTCTCTCCATGAGGAGGTTGCTGCCTCGGAAACTCTGGAAGATGAAGAGGTGGAGGAACGAAaccaagaagaagaggaagaagaagaccAAAGTCAGGACAGGATGAGTATGACTTGCAGTTCCTCGCCACGTAAAAGCCCATACCGGGACAGCCGGAAAGCCGAGTGggagtctctgtccctgtctcattCTGCTAGGGTGAATGGCACCAACGGCTGCATCAACAGCCCCTCTAAAGCCACCACCAGAGAAGGACACCCATTGGGCAGGAACGGCCACCAACACATGAGAGACAAAAATCCTGACTCGGACCTGAGGGCGTACAACATGGGCAGAGTAGGTCCCTTCCAGGCAGGGGCCCTGCGGCTCTACCCCAGTGAGGAGGACAGTGAgggggagccagaggtggagAGGCCTCCCCAGCTGGAGGCCTGGGCGCTGGGCCTGCAAGAGATGGAGAGACCGCTGGGCCTGGAGATGGaccgagacagaggagacagagacagggacagagggagggtgaaCCTGAGCCTTCTGGAGCAGGCCATGGTCCTGCAGTCAGAGCAGAGGCATGTCATCCACAATGCCTACAGGGAGATGGACAGGTTCCTACTGGAGCAGATGACCAATGAGAGGAGGCACCAAAGGCTACTGGATGTAAACTCCAGGGTGAGCTATCATGGATGCAAAG ACTCTCCACGGCCAGACAAGAAGGATATTAGGTGTCCCACCCCTGGGTGTGACGGAACTGGCCATGTCACTGGTTTGTACCCCCACCACCGGAGTCTGTCTGGCTGTCCCCACAAAGTCAGAGTTCCTCCAGAGA TCCTGGCCATGCATGAAAACGTCCTCAAGTGTCCTACTCCCGGGTGCACAGGAAGAGGCCATGTAAACAGCAATCGTAGCACCCACCGGAG TCTTTCAGGCTGCCCCATTGCTGCTGCAGTGAAAGTCTCCAAACCTCAAGAGGAGAGCCCCAAATGCAGACAAGCACCAGAACGATTGTCCAG TAGCCACTTTCCTCATCAAATCCAACAACAACACCTCGTCTTCTTGGATTCTTCTCCAACCAGACCTCTCGGCCCCCTCATGAAGAAGTTGGAGTTCAACCAGTACAGCTACAGGTTCGCCCATCACCATCCTGTCACCGCCGCCTTGCAAGCCAACCTCACCAAGGACATGGACAAGTACAGCAAGATCCGCTTTGATTACGCCAGCTTTGATGCACAGGTCTTCGGCAAACAACCTCTGATGGCACCCAACCAGGACCAAAAAATCTCTCCTTCACACTTCCCTGACT CAGCTCTACAGTACACCGACTTCCTGGGTGCCCCTGGCAACCTCCTTCCCACGCCTGACCCCGGACGGCACAGCCCACCCACCCATTACAAACCGGGATGTGAGGGGCTCCAAGACACCGCAGCCACCACCGCCATCCTCAACCTCTCAACCCGCTACCGAAGCAACATGGAGGCCATCTCCATCTCTGGCCGGCCCCTGGCATCCTCCACAAAG GACATGCCCATAGAAGTGGATGAGAACGGCACCCTGGACCTGAGTATGAAGAAAAGTCGGGAGGTAAATTCCCCACCCAAGGTGCCTTTGGGAGACGTTGCCCTGTCCCCTCCTGAGTCCACTCTCAAGCAGGCCGGCAGTGTGCACATCAGCCCTGCCTTCTACCATTCCCTGTGTGAGAGAGACGCCTGGGACACACCTCTCAACTTCAGCAAAGCACAACAAATGATGCACGACAGAGAG CAGGAGGATTTTGACGACGCTTCTCTGGAGAACCAGAGCTACTCCGGAGACGCGAGCATGTTAAGCCCCAAGACCAAGATGCTCTTAAGAGATGCTAAGAAAGAGCTGATGAG CTGTCCTACCCCCGGCTGTGACGGCAGTGGCCATGTAACAGGAAATTATGCGTCACATCGAAG TGTATCTGGGTGTCCCCTGGCTGACAAGACTCTCAAATCACTGATGGCAGCCAACTCTCAGGAACTAAA GTGCCCAACACTTGGATGTGATGGATCTGGACACGTGACCGGGAATTACGCTTCACACAGAAG TTTGTCAGGATGTCCACGTGCCAGAAAGGGAGGCTTGAGGCTTACACCAAACAAAGATGAAAAAGACGACCAAGAAATGAA GTGTCCAGTGATAGGTTGTGATGGGCAGGGCCACACATCGGGCAAGTACACATCTCACCGCAGTGCAGGAAGCTGCCCCCTCACTGCTAAGAGGCAGAACGAGTCATCCATCAATGGCCTCCCCTTCCCCTGGAATAAGGCCTGCAAACAGGAACTGCCCCACTGTCCCTTGCCCGGCTGCAATGGCCTTGGACACGCCAATAACGTGTTTGTCACCCATAGAAG TTTGTCTGGATGCCCACTTAATGCTCAAAGTATCAAGAAGAAGATGTCAGGAGAGGAGATGGTGACTATTAAACTGAAAGCCAGCAGTG GAGTCGACAACGACGATGACATGCAACACTTGGATCATGAAATCAAGGAACTGAATGAATCCAACCTGAAAATAGAAGCTGACATGATGCAACTGCAGACCCAG CAGATTTCGTCAATGGAATGTAACCTGAAGACaattgaggaggagaacaagatGATTGAACAGCACAACGACAGCCTTCTGAAGGAGTTAGCTCGCCTCAGCCAGGCTCTCATCAACAGTCTCACAGACATCCAACTGCCTCAAATG GGGCCCATAAGTGAGCATAATTTCGAAGCCTATGTGAACACATTAACAGATATGTACAACAACTCGGAGCACGACTACTCTCCCGAGTGTAAGGCTCTCTTGGATAATATCAAACAGGCTATAAAGGGAATCCACGTTTAA